One window of the Anopheles cruzii chromosome 2, idAnoCruzAS_RS32_06, whole genome shotgun sequence genome contains the following:
- the LOC128268865 gene encoding probable elongation factor 1-beta, whose protein sequence is MAFGDVKTANGLKELDKFLADNSYVSGYTPSKADLSVFEALGKAPAASNVHALRWYNHIASFSTKERSEWGGQALPQLAGGKPTAAAAAADDDDVDLFGSEDEEESAEAAKLKEERLAAYNAKKSKKPALIAKSSILLDVKPWDDETDMAEMEKSVRSVVMDGLLWGAAKLVPVGYGIKKLQICCVIEDDKVSVDELTEKIQEFEDFVQSVDIAAFNKI, encoded by the exons ATGGCATTTGGAGATGTAAAGACCGCCAACGGACTGAAGGAGCTGGACAAATTCCTGGCCGACAACAGCTACGTGTCAGG ATACACCCCTTCGAAAGCCGACCTTTCGGTGTTTGAGGCGCTTGGTAAGGCACCGGCCGCCTCGAATGTACACGCACTGCGTTGGTACAACCACATTGCGTCGTTCAGCACCAAGGAGCGGTCGGAGTGGGGCGGACAGGCCCTGCCGCAGTTGGCCGGCGGAAagccgactgctgctgctgctgccgctgacgatgacgatgttgacctgttcggttcggaggacgaggaggagaGTGCAGAGGCGGCGAAGCTGAAGGAGGAACGCTTGGCTGCGTACAACGCAAAGAAATCGAAGAAACCTGCGCTGATCGCGAAGAGCTCCATCCTGCTAGACGTCAAGCCGTGGGATGACGAGACCGACAtggcggaaatggaaaagagcGTCCGGAGCGTCGTAATGGATGGCCTTCTGTGGGGTGCTGCAAAGCTCGTCCCGGTCGGCTATGGAATCAAGAAGCTGCAGATTTGCTGTGTTATCGAAGACGATAAGGTTTCTGTAGATGAGCTCACAGAGAAGATCCAGGAGTTTGAGGACTTTGTGCAGTCGGTTGATATTGCGGCGTTCAATAAGATCTAA
- the LOC128275042 gene encoding macoilin-1-like: protein MKRRNADCGKIRRPIKKNKIAEQIGSNTLLYVKFLLLWASVITADFLLEFRFEFLWPFWLLLRSVYDSFKYKGLAFSVLFVCIAITSDLVCLFFIPVQWLFFAASTYVWVQYVWHTDKGICLPTIILWILFVYLEAAIRWKDSRNIPHLDLCRPFAAHCIGYPVVTLGFGFKSYVGYCIRQRKQREVAKDNDFYMQLLQEALPKDESTLLDQVPGDGSSGTGSEQQLQKDLIVVTATTTSITASAVSMSGTLLNSMNTSSSSTASSSRSDAGQNHHHHHPHNHHNQHHHNHQQQQQQPNTHSKSAQNHKSPSNSTVSTSHVNGHVSSGSSPSVNTSAMNGGLNHQPSSGQGSSKHRKSLDKDSSSTSSSASSTSNGSVKGSNGGAGGGSGNFSYHQAIATFPQSNGATGSTASSVAATVTASSTKEISVSGAPQRGNDHGSNHVTSGPTVKDTKESPSAASVGQNRKDSDKEATGSSVTTPPTGVRSANGVANRSKSPADGPSPCTGKAVGKQVNGHVPNLEPSQVQPPNAAPNGLNGESSPVTVPVMEAKSSRSGRKNRLKQQQKAADQANISTIAKIFATLGLASTVTTLTTATTSTASGSSTTNSANFGGTTSTTATDCGAVPGSKDGREDGAGGVPSGHESSASARGASGNTQQSTPDAGDAAQSKPPANGPPVPSSPTVVMVQKACETCPRLEGDLKKVRAEVAAHRQAENELRQKYDTTASNLKGCLQAKQKDCDELQSRYQELSNQRQQERQSLQTVERRLGEERRLRQSLESQLGNERKHRKLAEERVSRGECSEACMAKKRQMQLELEKLKHELLSSEESKHLAEKQTRSFEQEMRKFEVQLRNRESQQNTDVLMSALAAMQDKNATLEKSLSAETRVKLDLFSALGGARREVDILTCSLRSKENEILDLNAKIVELVAVMPTMPDDTLCLTGPVGSGTGQDGGPSASMMRLPDAPQLLPQPLSGGLNGVGGAGSGGTGQQPSPMSHMVLNGQPLIGQLGGGLGVLTSTMTTVSSSNSVCPPPGVTLASLASGAGSGGGSVGQLVQMQSTNQGNGNCPSGLDPNATVYTPKNNGMVGGTEA, encoded by the exons ATGAAGAGACGTAATGCCGACTGTGGCAAAATTCGACGGCCCAtcaagaaaaataaaatagcaGAACAGATTGGCAG CAACACACTGCTCTACGTGAAATTCCTGCTACTATGGGCGTCCGTGATAACCGCCGACTTTCTGTTGGAGTTTCGCTTCGAATTCCTTTGGCCGTTCTGGCTCCTACTCCGCTCAGTTTATGATTCTTTCAAGTACAAGGGACTG GCCTTTTCCGTGCTGTTCGTCTGCATAGCGATCACTTCCGATTTGGTGTGTCTATTCTTCATCCCCGTTCAGTGGCTCTTTTTCGCTGCCAGCACCTACGTTTGGGTGCAATACGTTTGGCACACGG ATAAAGGTATCTGTTTGCCGACGATAATACTTTGGATACTGTTCGTGTACCTTGAGGCAGCCATTCGATGGAAGGATAGTCGTAACATACCACATCTCGATCTTTGTCGGCCATTTGCTGCCCACTG CATCGGCTACCCTGTGGTTacgctcggtttcggtttcaagAGCTACGTCGGCTATTGCATCCGGCAGCGCAAACAGCGAGAGGTAGCGAAGGACAATGACTTCTACATGCAGCTGCTACAGGAAGCGTTGCCCAAAGATGAATCCACGCTACTCGACCAAGTGCCGGGCGACGGGTCGAGTGGCACAGGCTCGGAGCAACAGTTACAGAAAGATCTGATCGTCGTGACGGCAACGACCACGTCGATCACGGCATCGGCAGTGTCAATGTCGGGCACGTTACTAAACAGTATGAACACCAGTAGCAGTAGCACCGCCAGCAGTAGTCGAAGTGATGCTGGCCAgaatcatcaccatcatcatccgcacaATCATCacaaccagcaccaccacaaccaccagcagcagcaacaacaaccgaataCTCATAGTAAGAGTGCTCAAAATCACAAATCTCCGAGCAATAGCACCGTGTCGACGTCGCATGTTAATGGGCACGTGAGTAGCGGCAGCTCGCCATCGGTCAACACTAGCGCGATGAACGGTGGCCTTAACCACCAGCCATCGTCCGGGCAGGGCTCTTCCAAGCACAGGAAAAGTTTGGACAAGGACAGCAGTAGCACCTCTTCGTCCGCATCGAGCACCTCAAATGGAAGCGTCAAAGGGAGtaatggtggtgctggtggtggaagcGGGAACTTTTCCTATCATCAGGCCATCGCCACGTTTCCACAAAGCAACGGTGCAACGGGCAGTACTGCATCGAGCGTCGCCGCTACTGTCACCGCCAGCAGTACAAAGGAGATCAGCGTATCCGGGGCGCCTCAGCGTGGGAACGACCATGGCAGCAATCACGTAACCAGTGGCCCGACGGTGAAGGACACGAAGGAATCTCCCAGTGCGGCGTCCGTCGGGCAGAATCGCAAAGACAGTGACAAGGAAGCGACCGGAAGTTCCGTAACGACCCCTCCGACTGGCGTTCGAAGCGCGAACGGTGTGGCCAACCGTTCCAAAAGCCCTGCCGATGGTCCGTCGCCGTGCACGGGCAAAGCTGTCGGTAAACAGGTGAACGGTCATGTTCCGAACCTAGAACCATCGCAGGTGCAGCCACCCAACGCGGCGCCCAATGGCCTGAACGGGGAAAGTAGCCCGGTCACCGTCCCGGTAATGGAAGCCAAAAGCAGTCGGTCGGGGCGTAAGAATCGTCTCAAGCAGCAACAGAAAGCTGCGGATCAGGCGAACATTTCGACGATTGCAAAAATTTTCGCTACTCTGGGGCTGGCCTCTACCGTTACGACCTTAACGACAGCGACTACGAGCACCGCTTCCGGAAGTAGCACCACGAACAGTGCAAACTTCGGTGGAACCACGTCAACAACCGCAACCGACTGTGGGGCGGTACCGGGCTCCAAGGATGGTCGAGAAGATGGAGCAGGAGGAGTGCCGAGTGGCCACGAGAGTTCAGCCTCGGCACGAGGCGCTTCTGGTAATACTCAACAAAgcacgccggacgccggagaCGCGGCGCAATCGAAGCCTCCCGCCAATGGGCCACCAGTTCCTTCGTCGCCGACCGTAGTAATGGTGCAGAAAGCATGTGAGACTTGCCCGCGGCTAGAGGGTGACCTCAAGAAGGTGCGAGCGGAAGTAGCAGCACATCGACAGGCGGAGAACGAACTTCGCCAAAAGTACGACACGACAGCCAGCAACCTGAAGGGGTGCTTGCAAGCGAAACAGAAGGATTGTGACGAACTGCAGAGCAG ATACCAAGAGCTGAGTaaccagcggcagcaggagcGCCAAAGTTTACAAACCGTCGAACGACGGCTGGGCGAAGAACGACGACTGCGCCAATCGCTGGAATCGCAGCTTGGCAACGAGCGAAAGCACCGAAAGCTGGCCGAGGAGCGAGTGTCCCGAGGGGAGTGCAGTGAGGCGTGCATGGCTAAGAAGCGCCAAATGCAGCTCGAGCTCGAAAAGCTGAAGCACGAGCTGTTGAGCTCCGAAGAATCGAAACACCTGGCCGAAAAGCAGACGCGCAGCTTCgagcaggag ATGAGAAAGTTCGAAGTGCAGTTACGCAACCGTGAATCGCAGCAAAATACGGATGTGCTAATGAGTGCGCTGGCCGCGATGCAGGACAAGAATGCGACGCTCGAGAAGAGCCTGTCGGCCGAAACGAGAGTTAAGCTGGACTTATTCTCGGCCCTGGGCGGTGCTCGACGAGAGGTGGACATTCTAACCT GTTCACTGCGctcgaaagaaaatgaaattctCGATCTAAACGCAAAGATCGTGGAGCTCGTTGCGGtgatgccgacgatgccggACGATACTCTCTGTCTGACGGGTCCGGTGGGCAGTGGCACCGGGCAGGACGGCGGGCCGAGCGCGTCGATGATGCGGTTGCCCGATGCACCGCAACTCCTTCCGCAACCGTTGAGCGGCGGACTGAACGGGGTCGGTGGTGCTGGGAGCGGTGGCACGGGGCAGCAGCCGAGCCCGATGTCGCACATGGTACTGAATGGGCAACCGTTGATCGGTCAATTAGGTGGCGGTCTCGGTGTGCTGACGTCCACGATGACGACCGTTTCGTCCTCGAACTCGGTCTGCCCACCGCCCGGTGTCACTCTGGCCTctctcgcttccggtgctggcagtggtggcggcagcgtgGGACAATTAGTACAAATGCAAAGTACGAATCAGGGCAACGGGAACTGTCCTTCCGGTTTGGACCCGAACGCGACCGTCTACACGCCCAAGAACAATGGCATGGTGGGCGGTACCGAGGCCTGA